In Clupea harengus unplaced genomic scaffold, Ch_v2.0.2, whole genome shotgun sequence, the genomic stretch CAACAAAATAACATAATGCAAACAGCACTGAAATGGAGTTGGACATGTAAGTCTGTTAGATTTTGTCAAATCTATTGAACTGATTTAAGATGATGGTATGCCAACCATATTCAGCAATGACAAGCCATTCATAGTCACCTAAGTAGTTGTTGGCTGATTAACTTTGATTATCTGTTGATGGCAATTTTGGCTGCCTGAACACATTTGAActaagtaaaaaaataaatcacaggTGGAAAATGAAGTGAACAGCAAATGCAGTAGCACtcaagaaaatgaatgaataataatCAGAACGTTTAAACAAGATTGCAGCAGCTTTACTGTTTGAAGGTGTAATAGTGAGGCAACTAATGAATTACTGTAATGCAATGatgataaaacaaacaaacttactTGGGCTTCTTTATAGCGGAGTTAAGTAGTGCCACTCTGTCCTCCAAACtcctgtgaatgaatgaatgcaagcAAATGCTCACACAGTCAATTAACTGTACGTAATCTCTCCACTAGATCATTAATTTGAGCCTGTGCGTAACCATGCAATGTTTTCATCTTTAACTCATCAAAATATGTTTCCCCTTCAATGACACCCCAACGTTATTCtgccaccccaccctctctctccagtcacTCACTGCCTGATGCACAAGATGATTGGTTCATCCAGAATCTGGTTAGCAGTGGGCCTCTTTTCTGGATCCTGTCATACAAAATGGAAATATTACAGGCTAAATACAACAATATACACAGCATGCAGTTCATCAATTAAGACTTCAACTGATCTTTCTTTGCAATTTTAGGATTTCCTCCTAATTACAGAGGTACAACTGGACCAGTTCCTGGCAAAACATCAAAACGTGTATGCAACCAGGTCCTGAAAAGACAACAAAATGTATATTTGACCAACATTTTTGGGACAGCAAGAAATGCATATTATATTATCATGATATCTAAAACTGAACAATCATACCTGTACTGTAGAGCTGCAGCAAAACATCTCAGTGAAGCAGAGCAGAGTTTTAGAGTTAACAGTCTTTGTCAATCCAACTGTATGTTATATTTCACCAAGGAATTGAGGACTTTACACTCAAAGCGCAGTCAGCTATAGCTCACTTGATATTACCACCTCTGCTATAATAAGGTAAACTATGCTTTACTGAGCTTTGTCCAAAAAACAGGCTTGTTCATTCCATACGTCGTGACTAGGGCtgccaaaaaaaatgtatctggcAAGTTGTCATTTTGAGGGAGTCATTTTAGAAAGAAACTAAGGTGATGAGAGATAGCTTTTAGCATAGTAACAAGAACACATAAATGAGCTTCCCTTTGATTTTTGCAGTAATAACTGATGCTTTGTAAAGACAAAATGAACACGTGCACGTGCAGTTATAATTTTGCGACCAATGAACTTGCTCTTGCCTTTTCACTTGGGAAAGGTTTTCCTGGCCAATGTTATCTTAACTGGTACCTTCCTGTCTTAGCTCAAacactagcctggataccagaacgaacttagccccgcccacaacatttgaagtctggaagttcggtctggtgttgctccattggggagaaattatgtccggacagaaattgccggaccaatcaaattgtcaaggcgggctttatacgatgatggacagatgatcaacagtaacgtaatcaacacacgggttgaattcgttttcaacaaacatggctgccgctggagagctgaattgtatagattcgagtccatttagacattgacagtgcattcattttgaaagaggaacagagaaacgcgatcaaggcatttgtcaatcgaaaagatgtttttgccttccttcctacgggatccggtaaaagtttaatttatcagctggccctggtcacatactacgttgttctgattggttgtaggtaaccaattgagtgaagaggcattttttctcctggttcggttgaaacacgccccataatcacagcccaatggagtggtatcagactcatattctgactagaattatgagtatgacatcgtcaggctactcAAACACCTTACTCCAGGACCAAACAACAGTTTGTCGTCCTCTTCCAGAGTCCATTAAATTTTCTTCGGTTGGTAGAAAGCAGTCCTCcaccacagaaaaaaatatgCATCCTGTATCTAACTAGCcagcgagtgagagagtgttactGTCAACTAGTCAACATGATATTGTAAAGCATTGCGGGACAAATACTGAACACCATTCACTAAACTTAAATGTATGTCAGTTCTTTAGCTTCTTCACATCCAAAATCTCAGTTTCAAGAAGAAATACGTCCCATTTTTCGTTAAATAATTTCATTATGACAAGATTGGAAAATTTGTGGAAAAGCAAATTCCAACATCTATGAATGGTCTGCTGATTATTTGGTGGAAAGTGATTCTCCTAATTCTTTTCTAATATCTTTCTGAAATCTGTTAAGGCAACCAAGAGATCAAGGGTAGAAGAGGACCTATACTTTGCAAAACTGCAagcatttatttgtgtatttgacaTAATTTAATTTCAAGAGATCAGGGATTAACCcgaaacaaaacaattcaattttattcaattcaattcaattaatgaATGTACAGTacgtatctatgtatgtatgtatgtatgtatgtatgtatgtatgtatgtatgtatgtatagtcCTGACCTGATCAAGACATTTGTAGACCAACTGGATGAGATCAGAGGAGTACATATCCGAGTTGGCCTCCATGGTCCAGTTGCCCTGGACAATCTTCACACACAGGTTGAGGGGGTTCTAAGGAGAGATCAATGTATCCTCAATCATCCCAAACAGTTAACTTACATCACTTCCATAAGAATGCAACAGCTAAAATACCGTTTTCAATGCATAAAATTATACACATATCATACAATTCTGTGAGAGACAGCGCAAAGACAAGGTCAGATTCTGGAAATATAACTGCTTCTAGTTAAAACATGGTTTATCTTTGCAAGCACTAAAGTGTAAAAATGTTGAACACAATATGATAAAAGATCAATGTGAATGATGGACTACCGTGGCATCAAAGGTTCTGGTCAGAGTCAGCATCTCAAAGAGTACACAGCCCATGGCCCAGATATCGGACTTGAAGTTGTACTTAACCCCTTGGCAAAGCTCAGGGGACATGTAGTATGGTGTTCCTACACACTGGAGAATTGCAGATCAATATCAGTGAATctactatatacagtatatttgctTTAAACACTTCCAACTATATGCTATATGTTTTCCATCTCTCACAAGTAAACATTCCACACTGAGTAGGGTAAATAAGTAAACATTCCACCCTGAGTAGGGTAAATAAGCAACCATTCCACACTGAGTAGGGTAAATAAGCACCATTTACTGATTGTGACAGTAATACTGTTAGCAAAATATTTCAATAAAATATTGCTGTAGTcccgttttaaaaaaaaacctgtaatTTCTTCACACTATCTGTGGATAGAAGTCGGACAGGACACAAATGCCCAGGCCCCTATCTCACTCTTGTGTTATGaggcccctctctcactcttgtgtTATGAGGCCCCTATCTCACTCTTGTGTTATGaggcccctctctcactcttgtgtTATGAGGCCCTTATCTCACTCTTGTGTTATGaggcccctctctcactcttgtgtTATGaggcccctctctcactcttgtgtTATGaggcccctctctcactcttgtgtTATGAGGCCCCTATCTCACTCTTGTGTTATGAGGCCCCTATCTCACTCTTGTGTTATGAGGCCCTTATCTCACTCTTGTGTTATGAGGCCATATCTCACTCTTGTGTTATGAGGCCCCTATCTCACTCTTGTGTTATGAGGCCCCTATCTCACTCTTGTGTTATGaggcccctctctcactcttgtgtTATGaggcccctctctcactcttgtgtTATGAGGCCCCTATCTCACTCTTGTGTTATGAGGCCATATCTCACTCTTGTGTTATGaggcccctctctcactcttgtgtTATGAGGCCCCTATCTCACTCTTGTGTTATGaggcccctctctcactcttgtgtTATGCAGACTTTAGATGGGACAGAAATACTCAACATGGAGCTCAACATCTTGTGACAAGAGCTGCTGTAGGTGGGTGTCTTAACAACGACAGGCTTGTCCTCAGCACATGTGGACGATTTCACATACATATTagcatcctctcacacacacaaatggatcCTCTGCCTGAGGGACAAACTGGCCTTTAAAAATTGATAGCGGAGTCCTGACAGTGACCTTTACTCTAACCATGCTGATCTTGATAAAACAGATGCGCCAATACCAGATGTAACCATAACTGTGCAGCCAAGTCAAGAACACGTTCCAGAAAGTATCTTATCATAGTCAAAGTCTACAATCAAGAGGAGACTTTGGAAAGGTAAATACACCGGGTTTATCACAAGGTGCAAACCAATGGTAAGCCTCAAGAAATAAAAGGCCAGATTATGCTTAgccagaaaacaaaaaaagaaagccagAAAAAAGCCAAATTCTGAAATATTCTTTGGAGAAATGAAACTACTATCAACCTGTACCAGAATGATGAGAACTATAGAGAAATGGAGGACAGGCTCATGATTTGAAGCACGCCACCTGAGCTGTGAGCCATGGTGGAGGCAGTGTTATGTCATTGGCATGTATGGTTGCCAGTTGGAGTGTGTTAATGAGTGATATGACTGCATCAAGCAGCAGGATGGATTCTGAAGTGTATAGGGCTGTACTATATGGtcagatacagacagatactGTAAAACTCATAGGACAGAGTCCATTGGACAAATGGAAGTATTAAAagcaatacatttatttatgttagtttGTCTTACTTTTCATCCCCTAAAGATGGGTGGACTAAGTATAGAAATAGCTGTAATTCCTAAACGGCTTGTACAACATTAAACCCCTCGAATTAAAGCTAAAAGTCTACACTTCAATCAAATTATACATTATTACTGTTCTCACTCAAACATCTGAACATTGCAAACAAGGATACACTTACCGTTTCAGCCATGGAATCCACAGAGTCTAATTTCTTGGCCAATCCATAATCACCCAACTTAATGAGGTTGGTCTTGGTGAGGAAGATATTTAGTGTTTTGATATCTCTACAGGAACAAATAGAGTACAACAGGGATTGATTTATGGCATCCACTCAATGTGAAATGTAAGATAACTACgatcacaccacaccaaactGTCTGATGGGTTGGGCATTGGCACACCTGACCTTCTTTACCTGTGCAGGATGCCAGCTTTATGGATATTGGCCACTGCTGAAGCAATTTGGTAAAGATACCAGATGACAACctgaatggggaaaaaaaagaaggaaatacAATTATATTTGCCATTGCAAAAAACAACTAAATGGTAACATAGCAACCTGCTGATATGTTTGTTATACCTCCTCAGTGAAACGCTGTCCCTTCTGCTGAATGATTTTGTCATACAGATTTCCGCCTGCGAAAAAAGAGTTCATGTCATGGATAGATGGccttcatttattttaaattcaCAATGAGCCGTAGTAAGGTCTACAAAATGGTTAAGGTAAAGCTTTATTCTAAAGCAATTCTTCAGAATACGATTCTGGCAGATTCAAAAAAGTCATGCACTGATCTTCCATCAGAACCAGAAGGTAAAATAGGCTGTCCTTTGTGATGTGTATGGTGGTGTTTTTGACCTTAGCATGTTTGGTCAAAGATTTTGCTAGAACATGCATATTTTGAAAGAATTTGGGAAAATTCAAGTTGGAACGCCACAGAGTTACCACAGTAACAGCAGAATTTGCTTCTAACATTAAGGAAACCGTTCAGTCAGATTTGGCTTCTAAATATCTAGACATGTTTGTGCAATGGTCTGTCAGTGGTACGCACCATTACAATACTCCAGCTCGATAAGCAGTGTGTTCTTGTCGATGAAGTGATTGAAATAAGCAATGATATTGTTATGATGCAGGATGGAGAGGATGCTTATCTCATTCATGACATCTCGTCGCTTCTTGTCCGAGAGGTTGTTAAGATCTACTTCCTTCCAAACCACCAGAGAGTTATcctaaaaaaagattaaaggCATTTACGTAAATGTAAGGGGTGACCCATTTATGTGAAACCTACGGTAAATCATGGGGATATTAGTGACGAAGTAACGAAATCAAGGGTTGACATTCATTTTTGAGATGCTTGTCCCTCAGACAAGAGTCAAGATTTTATCCATGGCCCATGTTAAATATTTCTCCAACAATCCATCTTACTTAGTCTATATTACAAAAGTTATTCATTCATATAAGCATAAAAACAATGAATATCATAACTACCCTAATCAAAAATGGCTTCAGTGAGTTATTACTTATAAGCTTCAATTCAGAGATAACAAAATATAAATGGACTTTCTGTATAGCCTGTGTCCCTGGAATCTCACCCAAACAATTATGGTAGTCCAAAACAATAGCAAGTCAAATTTTCGTTTAAACTATttccatacacacaatcacaggatCTGTGTATGGAGATTTTTCATCAGTTATCAAACAAAATGTGCGAACAACATACGCCCATTCTCTTTGTAAATCTGAATGAGTCAAATCAGCGTAAAATTATGTGCACACGTCCACTCCCAAAATTATCCTTATATGGGTCGAGACTCACCTTAAAGTGGTCCTTCCCTGTTTGTGTTCAAGGTTAAACTGGACTAATTTACtaataacattaacattaacattaatataTTGATAATTTATTGTCAACAAAATCATGCAGTTCTCCATTTTGGTATTTTCGCAGTACACTGCTTTTacaaagaatgaatgaatcatcCAGGCCGTTGGGCTACAACCTTTGTAAGTCACGGTGGAGTCTCAAATAATCTGGGTATTGTTTTCATGGAAGTTTTTCCGATTATCAAACTGATCATCCTCTTTTGGTGCCTGTATTTTAATATGAGTATGCAGTCAATTATGTAGATTACATTGTGAA encodes the following:
- the LOC122132044 gene encoding serine/threonine-protein kinase Nek9-like, which codes for MSLEVYERHYGSLTSDISNESVVSGKSATAVLSGEEEKLHYIPIRILGKGAFGEATLYRRTEDNSLVVWKEVDLNNLSDKKRRDVMNEISILSILHHNNIIAYFNHFIDKNTLLIELEYCNGGNLYDKIIQQKGQRFTEEVVIWYLYQIASAVANIHKAGILHRDIKTLNIFLTKTNLIKLGDYGLAKKLDSVDSMAETCVGTPYYMSPELCQGVKYNFKSDIWAMGCVLFEMLTLTRTFDATNPLNLCVKIVQGNWTMEANSDMYSSDLIQLVYKCLDQDPEKRPTANQILDEPIILCIRQSLEDRVALLNSAIKKPK